Proteins found in one Mytilus edulis chromosome 2, xbMytEdul2.2, whole genome shotgun sequence genomic segment:
- the LOC139511277 gene encoding immediate early response gene 5-like protein isoform X1, with amino-acid sequence MEKLIMESLFGKNIMATEYQRLIALSLGKIAASRQKRGGINLHKNLLVASVLHKARSAYMMENLQTMLAKKAQQNSDSKIGHSNQQISNQNSSVSNTTSLQLSTHNSLAVKRSRLETDYRVNRPCQEDKENAPPKCSKLDNENVSDNPHCDNTTENCEVTYTHLSGHVLSESQCTDSNEVNDYVSNCSRCVSKRRHDHDQSQTEDDHHVIVIKKRRLECDEKLSDFNEDTEDMQTDCSQMTTLVNVFNTSLGGLCEDMSRTTNDDADDEADDEDSDEENDEVFYTNLNTTKSISGYHGLSDKGNIYCGSNVVDSVTMPTPIALTV; translated from the exons ATGGAAAAACTAATCATG GAAAGTCTGTTCGGAAAGAATATAATGGCTACAGAATATCAAAGACTGATTGCACTTTCATTGGGAAAGATTGCAGCATCAAGGCAGAAACGTGGAGGGATAAACTTACACAAAAACTTACTCGTAGCTAGTGTATTACATAAAGCACGGAGTGCCTATATGATGGAAAATTTACAAACAATGCTTGCAAAGAAGGCTCAACAGAATTCGGATTCTAAAATTGGACATTCAAATCAGCAGATAAGTAATCAAAATTCTTCTGTTTCAAATACTACAAGTTTACAGTTGAGTACACACAATAGCCTAGCGGTAAAAAGGTCGCGATTAGAAACTGATTATAGAGTCAACAGACCATGTCAAGAAGACAAAGAAAATGCACCGCCAAAATGTTCTAAACTGGACAATGAAAATGTTTCAGACAATCCTCATTGTGATAATACAACGGAAAATTGTGAAGTGACATATACGCATCTCAGTGGACATGTTCTCTCTGAGAGTCAATGTACTGATTCAAATGAGGTCAACGATTACGTCAGCAACTGTTCTAGGTGCGTTAGTAAACGGAggcatgatcatgatcaatcacaAACAGAGGATGATCATCATGTAATCGTGATTAAAAAACGACGTTTGGAATGTGATGAAAAACTTTCTGACTTTAACGAAGATACAGAAGATATGCAAACAGACTGTTCTCAAATGACAACTTTAGTAAATGTATTTAATACAAGTTTAGGTGGTCTTTGTGAAGATATGTCTCGGACAACAAACGATGATGCAGACGACGAAGCGGACGATGAAGATAGCGATGAAGAAAACGACGAAGTGTTCTACACTAATTTAAACACAACAAAATCAATAAGTGGATATCACGGACTTAGTGACAAAGGAAATATTTATTGTGGTTCGAACGTTGTGGACTCGGTTACCATGCCAACTCCAATAGCATTAACTGTATGA
- the LOC139511277 gene encoding immediate early response gene 5-like protein isoform X2, whose product MATEYQRLIALSLGKIAASRQKRGGINLHKNLLVASVLHKARSAYMMENLQTMLAKKAQQNSDSKIGHSNQQISNQNSSVSNTTSLQLSTHNSLAVKRSRLETDYRVNRPCQEDKENAPPKCSKLDNENVSDNPHCDNTTENCEVTYTHLSGHVLSESQCTDSNEVNDYVSNCSRCVSKRRHDHDQSQTEDDHHVIVIKKRRLECDEKLSDFNEDTEDMQTDCSQMTTLVNVFNTSLGGLCEDMSRTTNDDADDEADDEDSDEENDEVFYTNLNTTKSISGYHGLSDKGNIYCGSNVVDSVTMPTPIALTV is encoded by the coding sequence ATGGCTACAGAATATCAAAGACTGATTGCACTTTCATTGGGAAAGATTGCAGCATCAAGGCAGAAACGTGGAGGGATAAACTTACACAAAAACTTACTCGTAGCTAGTGTATTACATAAAGCACGGAGTGCCTATATGATGGAAAATTTACAAACAATGCTTGCAAAGAAGGCTCAACAGAATTCGGATTCTAAAATTGGACATTCAAATCAGCAGATAAGTAATCAAAATTCTTCTGTTTCAAATACTACAAGTTTACAGTTGAGTACACACAATAGCCTAGCGGTAAAAAGGTCGCGATTAGAAACTGATTATAGAGTCAACAGACCATGTCAAGAAGACAAAGAAAATGCACCGCCAAAATGTTCTAAACTGGACAATGAAAATGTTTCAGACAATCCTCATTGTGATAATACAACGGAAAATTGTGAAGTGACATATACGCATCTCAGTGGACATGTTCTCTCTGAGAGTCAATGTACTGATTCAAATGAGGTCAACGATTACGTCAGCAACTGTTCTAGGTGCGTTAGTAAACGGAggcatgatcatgatcaatcacaAACAGAGGATGATCATCATGTAATCGTGATTAAAAAACGACGTTTGGAATGTGATGAAAAACTTTCTGACTTTAACGAAGATACAGAAGATATGCAAACAGACTGTTCTCAAATGACAACTTTAGTAAATGTATTTAATACAAGTTTAGGTGGTCTTTGTGAAGATATGTCTCGGACAACAAACGATGATGCAGACGACGAAGCGGACGATGAAGATAGCGATGAAGAAAACGACGAAGTGTTCTACACTAATTTAAACACAACAAAATCAATAAGTGGATATCACGGACTTAGTGACAAAGGAAATATTTATTGTGGTTCGAACGTTGTGGACTCGGTTACCATGCCAACTCCAATAGCATTAACTGTATGA